NNNNNNNNNNNNNNNNNNNNNNNNNNNNNNNNNNNNNNNNNNNNNNNNNNNNNNNNNNNNNNNNNNNNNNNNNNNNNNNNNNNNNNNNNNNNNNNNNNNNNNNNNNNNNNNNNNNNNNNNNNNNNNNNNNNNNNNNNNNNNNNNNNNNNNNNNNNNNtgtttttactttccaaggaagtcattgaccaaacaatagtaataacaggttgaagttaagtctagactattttcctcgtgggaacgatcccaacctcactagttgggttatttacttgacgcgaccgctttacttcttatttgagaagtaagtttgagcgtatcagcaGCATCATTTTACACTTAGTGGGATCCAGTCCACGTCGCGGACTTGGTCCAccaagagaaaaaatatttctctgCATTACGGAAACATGGAGGAGTCCAGCGGTTCAggatttatattaaaaaattatgtgggAACAGCTCCGCATCGCGGACTTGTTTCCTGATGATAATTCCGGAAATTTAAGATGAGTTTGACTTGGTTAAAAGGTCCGATAAGTTTTAGGGTATTTTGGGGACTAATTATAGGTGGTTATTAGACCTTTTTTAGCCCCAATTCACCATTCAAATCATAACCCTCAAGTCGCAAAATAAAATATCTCCATCTCTTTACTCCCAAAAAAAACCTCTATTGATAAAGCTTTGAAGCTCCGAGGAAGAAGACTGATTTTCCAAGTTTTTCTCCATCAGTTTATTGGGATTTTCATcccaattaaggtatggttcttCATCCTTGGATTCCCTTCCATTCGAGGAGTCAATTTCAATGATctcaaaaattatcaaaaagacgtattctctaattttgtaatctatccataggttcttgcattaaaggttttgaatcattgtatattgattaaattgttgttaattagatgattttaacttaaaaactctataaacccatgtaattcatgtaaccctagatttaactattttatgggttaattgattatgtcttaatgctGTTGAATTATGGTATAGATTGACTAgagctattgaattatgataaaatCATGCTAGAATTTTTATTATGCAGCCCTAATTTcataaatctatgttgaattaTCTTTGATTAATTGTCTATTGTAAGTATTGAATcaaattggtgatcatggccatgggtaagggcatTTGAGTACTgtgttggatgatttagctatgaaTTAAAGTTATGAGGTTGGATCAATGGTATATTCACCTAActttctctatattgtgtattCTAGTTCTTAGATAATGATGATGCTTTGTATGttacacttatggtggcggtgcttatgtgctatgctttggactaactaatgtggccttgtcggtgttactttatgaattataatgatcACGGCCTTGTCGGCAATTACTtggtatattatgatgatttctGTAGTGATCTATCTGAAGTATGAACATATCTATCTACCTatgagtaatgtgaaagtatgtgtgcTTCTATTGACATTAGGTGATcttgttagactatgactatgtccttatgtgtgtagtcctAGGATTGATGTATGATTCGTCCTACTTTCTTATGTGAGTCTCatgatggttatatttatgatattatagaAGTATGTAGGATGACTAGTATGTATGCTTAGTTGACTCTTTGTGCTTCTACaataatatgttatatgtgaagtatgctgtgtcttgttttggtaaatttgtgtcccttacttaatACATGTATAGTGAGAATATGACTTCTTGACTTGGAATGCTAaatcctcttagtcttgtatgtatgaatgaaatgtgaccttgaatgttgcaaagaaggtcctttatgtaaagccttcaacctagttgtaaggttatgatatcgttgaagtcgaaagccatatagtatccttcttgtgtgaatggtagAATCAAGGATTGGTTAGTTGgaacggcatgaaatcatccttaggaaaatcattaagCTGTTGTAATAACCATTGTAAGGaaaccctaggggacctctttggtaaggtgtaattttattgggttatgaactagatacggaacctcttcatgtactcctttattgaactaatctatgagaacaaaggctagcaccgagttaGTATGCATGGGTAGTAgctctagttaagtatgagactagaatacaaaggaACCCAcaatattccttaaccatgtgcctacatgggatgtgtcaaagttctaccattgacaagtagaataccctccatacattttgttatatttaaaggtgtaggtggaggTGAGAAGCGTCTTGAATGAAAGCTTGGATTCTAGTTATCATTCAAgccaagttgaagtatgtcctcacttgactcgagggcataattgtcttttgatgtcttgtaattcaaagtattgtaatagactaagtatttctatattcgtattgtatgggccgtCTCCCAAGTATTCTTAAGTCTaagattggcatatgttgagacttagttttttctatgattttaatatgaaagatgttttaagatatttcgtgtgaaaagttttaattccacactacttttcatacatatatgcaatgaatgatgtcaaagggcttgtacaagaccttctagaggtcaagtacgtcgtgtgATAATTCGAGAATGTCCAAACTTCTACGATGTACTCTTGGGTCGTACAAAAGATCCGTTGAATAAGGGTTTTATCCGACCGAGCATCTCTTCATGAGGTGCTCCAGTTTTTTTGTGTAAAAGAAAGATGGGCCTCTTTGTATGTGCATCGATTATcgatagttgaacaaggtgaccattaagaataagtatcctctcccaaagatatatgatttatttgacAAAGTTTATGTTCAAGAtatttctctaagattgatctttgATCGAGTTGTCACTAACTGATAGTTAAAGACGATGACATTTTGAAGACGACTTTCCAAATTTGGTATGGtcaatatgaatttttggtaATGTCATTTGAGATGACTAATTCTCCGACGTCGTTTATGGATTTCATGAATAGGGCGTTCACACAATACCTTGACATGTTTGTAGTtatgttcattgatgatattttgatctaCTCAAGGAGTAAGGATAAGCATGTTGATCATTTGAGGATCGTGTTGCAAATTCTTAAGGACCAACAAATTTTGGCAAAGTTtagaaaatatgaattttggttAAGCTATGTAGATTTCCTTGGTCATATCGTTCTAGTAAGGGTGTGCGGTCAAGAGTTTGCCTAGCCTCTAACTCCTTtggatattagaagtttcttgggcttAGCCGGTTGCTATAGAAGGTTATTTGAGGGTTTCTCTTTAACTGCCACTCCTTTCAGGACTCTGACTCAAAAGAAGGTTATGTTCGTATTATCCGAAGCATGTGAGAAGTGTCACACCCATTTTTTGCACCAACGGAAGGAATTTTCTAATTTAAGTGATGGTATTGattagaaattatttaattttttagagtCGCAAATTGAAATTGATTTATGGCGTTCCGagtcaaattttcttttaatccaTAACTAAGAGgaaatgactttttattttgGTCTACGAGCTAGAAATTCAGGTAAggattctgttgaccgaggaaAAGGTATTAGTCATCCGTCATGTCCTGTGGTTCTAGCATAGTCGCTTTTATTGACTTATACTTATgttaacttattattattattattattattattattattattattatattattattattattattattatattattattattattattattattattatcattattattaatatttattattattataataattaatattattaatattattattaatattattattattattattatattattattattattattattattattattattgttattattgttatcattattattattattattattattattattattattataatattaattattattattattattattattaacaataataataataataataataataataataattattattattaataataataataataatattattattattattattgttattattgttgttcttattattattattagtattattattgttattattgttgttgttattattattattattattatcattattattattttattattattattatttattattattattattattattattattattattattgttattgttattgttattattattgttattatattattattattaataacaataataataataataataataataataataataataataataataataataataataataataataataataataatgttattattattattattattattaaatgagCTTATTTATGAGCCTTCATTTTAATTATCTTCTATTGAGGAGGGAGGTTTCTTTGTCATTTAGCCATATAGTCTGCACCAATTTGGTTGTCAATTTGGTTCCCGTTAGGACATTATGGAGGAGTTTTAAAGTAtagatatgaaaaagaaaaaatagaacaccaTTGTAGATATTATTCAGGATCTTATACAGAACcacaaataaaatgggaaataaatagaaaagagttattcgcattatataaatgtttattagcatttgaaccatatattgtttacaataaatttattgtcagaacagataatacacaagtaaaatggtggataacaaaaaaattagatgattcagttacaacaaaagaaataaggagattagtattgaatatattaaattttacatttacaatagaaataATTAAGACTGACAACAACCTTGTTGCAGACTACCTATCAAGAAAAAGGAACTCAAACTGAACCAGATACAATGGAAGAGATACTCAAAGCTATTACTACACTTTCTGCGAAAGTAGGAAGTATGGATAAAGAGCTACAAAAGataagtcagcagcatgactataaATATGCGGAGCTACGCCAACATACAGAACTACGTCGATCGGAAGACGCTAAAATTCCAGAGCTAGAAGGAGAAGTTGGGAAACTCCCTAAAACCCATAACACTGTTTGTTCAGATGCAGCTGCAGGTACAAGTAAAAGAACTAGTGAAAAACCAAAGAACACAAACTTAAACCAGTTATTTGCAAAACCATTTACCCAAAAACCACAAATACATATACCAGCAGAACCACAAACATCAACCTATGCAGTAAGCCTACAAAACGACAAAAAAAGATACAATTATATTACCCAATCttacattgaaaatatatacaaaattcaaaCATACCTAAACCTTAATCCAAGATCTACACAAACAAAAAATCCCGAAGAAGATTATATAACCCAGAAACTACAAGGACATAACAAACTTATTGCACAACCTAAGACCAACCCCAACCTAGTAAAAACATGTTACAACTACGGACTACTAAATACAGTATACACATACACCGGAGAAGAAATAGCCGGAATACCAGAATTACATAAAGCATTTCTAACATATAAAAGAATTACCAAAGGAAATTTATTCTTTATAAAATGTTATACAGCACCAGCAGAGATATTATACGAAGAAATAAAATCACCAATACAGGTGGTAAAGATAGGATTAACAAAAGATATGATTATTCCAGAAGAGatagaaaaacaaaatgagATACCAAAAGTAGAAATACCTAATTTCTATGCAAACAAAAGAATAATTGGTATAGCTACAATTATACAAGAGCTagcaaacaattatttaaatggCAATGCTATTTGGAGCTATTATGCAAGAGATCAAGTGATGATATATGCAAACTCCaaagaattaagaaaatcaGATATGGACGAAGTTCAGAGATGGATTTTATCATTGTTACAACCAGAAGAACAACCATCTACGAGAGCTTTGAAGAAAGGATTTATTTCAGAAGAATTATTAGTGAGATATTGCAAACTTATCAGTAACAAATATCCAGACCACAAATGCTCCAAATGCAACGGAGAGGACAATGTGATACCTACAGTTGATTTAGGATAAAgataaaaaagagagaaatatgTAAATTAGTCTTTGTTGGCCACATGTAAAAAAGTAAAGGCCACTAAATAAAGTAGAAATAGTGTGTCGGCCATTTGGCcaaagtttgttttgttttttgtaaaaagtcgtaaagtaaatagtgTCAGTATACTATTCATGAATAGTAAATGTCCTAATCATGAATAGTAAAGGTCAAGTAACTGTGTAAATAGTAAGAGTCAAGTTactgtgtaaatagtaaagGTCAGTTTGTATGTCTATATAAAGAGGCATTTGCcttcattaataaaatcatcCTTCTCCCAactctcttttcttcctctcTTTACTATAATCCTACTATAATCCGCTTCCACCCCACATATCATGATTATGCTCAAAAGTTAATACAATTTCTTGGAGATGTAACCCTCCAACATGGTCATACAACAGAAATTAAGAAAGTTGATGTGTTGGTTGCCCTAGCTTTAATGCTAACCCTTCCTGATCAGATTCAAGTTACTATTTTCCAAAAATGGGTAGTACCACCACCAAATAAGGACGAATATACAGAAAATGAGCTTAAGTATCTCGTCATTATTTTTCTAGccgagaaaaaaaatattggagacaACCCATTACCATCTAATTGTATTATCGGATACTTCCAGAAAATCCAACGAAGAGGACTTGTATTCTTCATTGTGCACGTCACTTCCTCTAATACTAAGACTTGTTAGTGTAATTTATTCAATCAACGCCCATTTCGAGTTCAAGTATCAATGCTTGAAATTCAGCAACATTGTTGGAGCAACATTGCTCCAAAGCAAAGGAGAATGGTATAATTTATTCTTATGAAGTGACGAACACCACGCTAGCGCTAGATCTTCCATGATTTGTAGCCCCATTAAAGTTTAGTTTGTCAAGGAGGTTGAATCTCAATAGACATCACATCTTCATCAGGGATCTCATCAGTTAACTCCCAATCATTTTGTATCTGGTGGTGTACCAAAAAGTATACTAATGCTTATCCATAAATTTCTTAGGGATGTACACGGCCTCAAATGTTTGGAATTGTAGGTACAATCTTGCTAGTCGTCCACTAAGGACAACTTTCGATAAAACTAACTTGATGAGATTAGCTATAGAAATAAGGCGAATAGCATGAGCTAGAAAATAATGAttcatcttttgaattgagATTATTGGAGTTAggaatttctttttcaattggTAAATAGTTCAACTTATTTGGTGTCATCGTTCTTCTCAAGTAATAAAGAAAGTTCTCCTTTTCTTCACTATTCACTTGAGTAAATAGGGCTGCTAAAGAACTTTCTTATGCCACAATATAGAGTATCAATGTCTTTCCAGGTATAGGGGTTGCAAAAATTTGTGGTTTTgcttattataatttgatattttaaatgcATAACTACATATTTGGTCCCAATTAAAAAGATCACCTTCCTTCATGATATGATCGAATGGTTGACATTTTCCAGCTAAATTTGAGATTAAACTCCTCAAGTACCCTTTCTTTCCTTGGAGACTTTTCAAGTCATGAATATTTTAAGGCTTGGGCATCTTCAAAATTGCATCAATTTTGGcttgataaatttaaattccTCAATGTCTCACAATGAAGACAAAGGACTTGCGAGAAGTAACTCAAAGAAACATTTCAATGGTTTCATCCTTAGTTGATATATTAAAAGAACTTCAAACACTATTTTAAGTCTTTCAAATGATCACACCTCTCTTTCCAATTCGCCACCAAGTAGTCAAAATAATATTCCATATGTTTATGGTAAAGTCATCAATTATATTCTTCATAGCCCTTTTATATGTGGCACCAATACTTTAACCTAAATGGCATCACTTTTTTGCAATATATATTCTTAGGTGTGACAAATTCAGTGAATTCTTCATCTTTGGTTCCAAGCATATTTGATTATAGAGGGAAGAACCATCCATGAAATATTTTGCGTCACCACAAGTGGTGGCATCGATCATCTTCCCTGGAATGGAAAGGGGGAGCTCATCTTTAGGGAATGCTTTATTGATCCATGAAGTCAAAGCAATGAAGAATTTAATTGTTGTTCTTCCACACATGAGcaagaaaaatactttaaatctATGAAGAATATTTGACTTTACAAATAAAGCTTGTCTCAACGCGTTTGTGAACTCCATTTTCAATCAATGGAATCCAGTATTTCCTAAAACATCTTTAGGCTTAATAGGacgaaaatatttattaaatgtcAAAGGATGGACTACTAGTTTTTTATTCAATCCAGGCATTTCTTTATAATACCAAGCAAAGGCATCCGTATATTCTCTTAGTATATTAATTACAATGATTTCTTCATAATCTTCTAGAAAGGTACTTAGGTAAGTTGACCTTAGGTCTTCGTAAGTTCCAAGGATAACTTCCTTTAAGGGATTTATTGTGGTTTTCCCTCCTTCTTGAACTTCTAGGGGATCATATCCAACATCTTTCTCTTTTAAAGGATCATTGTCATTGACCAACATGTGATAACACTAGATAATATCTTCCAACTCTTTATCAATCCTCGTTTGAGGCACAATATCATGCTTATTTTTGACTTTAACTTGATTTGAGGAGCAAAAGCTTTCTTCATGTTCCTCACTCTCGTTTGTGTAAACATATTGTTAGTCTTTGCCTTTAGTTCCTCCTTACAAGATACCACAAATTCCAACCGTCACCTCATTCTGGAAGGAATCAAACTTTAGAAATAGTTTTTGATCATAGGTTAAACAATCGTTGTAACACTTAAGATAACTTCTTTTAtgcttgtttttatttttattcaatagaTCCAACCTGTCAAACAAAAAATCTCTTAGAGTCGATCAAAGTTTGAAATCTTTTTATTGGAATCACTGACATAGTGATATGgttatttctttcctttcttaTAGAGATGAAATTGGTGGCGGTTGGATATAGCCTAGAGCTTCAGTGCTTGCCTATTTGTATATTCTATTGGAGCTTCTCTAATATTGATGAATCATTATAGTTGTATTAAACCTTCACAAATAACTTATAAGCATTTAGATCAAAACCTTCTTGTGTGCACTTCGTAAGGAGTGTCATATCTTACACTTGATTGGAGTTATTGACTTTCCTGGTAGCTTTGAAGAAATGTTTATTGCATCAATCATTTGATAGGAAGATTTATCCCTCTAAATGCATTTTTTAGAAGGTTAGTTGATTGACCTTCTTCTTTATCCATCTTTGGCCCGTACGGAAGTACAAAAATCAACTTTTTATTCAAAGACACGATCTTCCTTAATTTACAATGGGACAAAGTTCTCTAGTTTTAACATTTGCCTTTTCGACAACCAcatgaatatttttctttcaattttataagACTTGATTGGTTTAACATCATTTTATTTCCCCCCTTAACAACGTAATTCTTCAAATAGAACTATGGATGATCAAGTATGTGTCAACTTCGAAGAGAGGACTATCATCCACAACAATTTTACTTTAATTCCAACTTTGAGATGCTTCAAACAGTTATAGTAAGAAGATAAGACAATTTTATTCTCATGTACCCAAATCCTTTAGAGTAATATGTTGTGTGAACTCTTTGCATTGATTACATGCATACATGCACTTGATCATAAATCTTTCATATGGATTTCTAATTTAATAGAGCCTATGCACCTTATTCTTAAGTCGAGTTCCTTCATTTTGTGGATATGAAGAATGTTTACTCCAGATCCTTcatcttttaagattttgtTTATCTTTTTCTCTAGCACGTGACCTACCATATTCAAAGGATATTTGTGTAATGTTTCACTATATAGAAGATCATTATATGTCAATGTGATTTTTGTATGTCATGTATGTACTTCTTGGCAAGAAGGTTTAATAGCTTTTCAGAAGACAAAGGAGACATCATTCATGATACTTCTCTCATTGTTTATTCTTCATTAATAGGAGACACCTTTGGTGATGATTCActgttgtttcttctttttaagtaGAAGACACCTTTGCTGATGTTTCCCTCGCTATTGCTTTCAAACATGATGCCTCGACATTGTCTTGAGTAAAATTTGTGTTGAACAAAATTTGTAATAATTCATGTAGAGTCACGGGATAGTGGGGTTTCATCACAACTGAAGGAACACCCTATATGTGATATGGCGTATAAGAATCCCAATGGCCTCACACAAACCACTTGACATACATCTACACAACATAatagaaaaaaacaagaaatttcaTATGAATGTAAATAATTTGACGTAAGATAAAGTACATCAAAGTATAGACAAACCATGTATCACATgagaaaaatgacaaatataccGCCAAAGCTATTGTAAATGGTATACAAATAGCCTCCAATATACTTTTTGTAAATTGATACCCCTTCCATCAAATAATCAGTGCATATTTGAACTTTTCTCTAAAGGAAGAATAATTAGAGACACGTGGAAAAATCCTACGTCTAATCCCGGTTTgttaaattaactaattcaaCATTTATAACCCACCAAACGAACCGTTTAACCTACCTGATATACCCATTACTCATAGTGATACTAAACTATTTTAAATCAGCCACTCTCATGAAGCTAAACAAGGCGTCAATATCAGCATCAACATCAACAACGAAGAATGAATCCACCTCCTTCTCCACCATAGCTGATGTCGAAAAGACGAAAGAAACAACCCGAAAGAAGAATGTTGTAGTGAAGAAAGCCAAATCACCAGCAACAACACCATCAAAGAAAGCAAAGAATATAATTACAATTCCAGCTAAAAGAAAGGAAACTATGATGAAGAAAGATGTAGTTGCTAAAGTGAAGAAAACTCCGACGAAGAAAGTTGTGAAGAAGCCTAACACTATAAAGTCtccaacaaagaaagagaagaaatgaagaaatgaatatGAAGTGTGTGTTTGATTACTTTTACATTTCTTTAGTTAATTTTGCATTTATTTAGTGATGATTTCAAATTGACCCTTTTTATTGGTGTtggatttttcttcttctcatttcCCTTCCGTTTGCAGCTTTTACTGGTTCTCCATTGTTATGATTCTTTTGTTTTAGGAGTATGATTGTACTCCATCGTTTTCattaaatagtaaaatatttttatgatgaaataaaggattaaacaaaaaaaattaggtttttacatattttagtaTTAGTGTGAGTAATGGATGTATCAGGTGGGTTAGATGGGCCATTGGATGGATATTTGAATTTTGGGTTAATTAATTGGTCAAATCAGGATAAAAAGCAGGATTGTGCCACTTGCCCCTAATTATTCTTCCGTTAGAGTGAAGGACAAATATTCTTTGCTTATTAAAGAAAGGGGTGCCAATGTTCAAAAAGTATGACAAATAGTATTAGGATACTATTTACGATTGATTGGAGGCATATTTCTCATTTTTCCCTATTAAATTAGTGAGAGTGGTCGGGAGGTAACCGTTACACATCAtacaaagtttaaa
This portion of the Solanum pennellii chromosome 12, SPENNV200 genome encodes:
- the LOC107006212 gene encoding uncharacterized protein LOC107006212, translating into LRLTTTLLQTTYQEKGTQTEPDTMEEILKAITTLSAKVGSMDKELQKISQQHDYKYAELRQHTELRRSEDAKIPELEGEVGKLPKTHNTVCSDAAAGTSKRTSEKPKNTNLNQLFAKPFTQKPQIHIPAEPQTSTYAVSLQNDKKRYNYITQSYIENIYKIQTYLNLNPRSTQTKNPEEDYITQKLQGHNKLIAQPKTNPNLVKTCYNYGLLNTVYTYTGEEIAGIPELHKAFLTYKRITKGNLFFIKCYTAPAEILYEEIKSPIQVVKIGLTKDMIIPEEIEKQNEIPKVEIPNFYANKRIIGIATIIQELANNYLNGNAIWSYYARDQVMIYANSKELRKSDMDEVQRWILSLLQPEEQPSTRALKKGFISEELLVRYCKLISNKYPDHKCSKCNGEDNVIPTVDLG
- the LOC107006213 gene encoding histone H1.1-like, which translates into the protein MKLNKASISASTSTTKNESTSFSTIADVEKTKETTRKKNVVVKKAKSPATTPSKKAKNIITIPAKRKETMMKKDVVAKVKKTPTKKVVKKPNTIKSPTKKEKK